From a single Pseudobutyrivibrio xylanivorans genomic region:
- a CDS encoding transporter substrate-binding domain-containing protein produces MKKNFLNKVTGAALVGALAVSGLTACGSANTAEVADEAVTTDGDSIESASSSGFRTLDEIKESGTINIGVFSDKSPFGYVDENGEYAGYDVYLAERLGEDLGVEINYVSTEAANRIEYLQTGKVDIILANFTVTEERAEEVDFALPYMNVALGVVSPSDAVVESLDEIGADDQIIVISGTTAETYLTKNYPDISLQKYDAYAEAKTAFENGNGVAWANDNTEVIAFSLENEGFTVGIPSLGDQDTIAPAVTKGNKTLLNWLNDELVSLGSENFFHAGYEATLLDTYGADYEDELVVEPSK; encoded by the coding sequence ATGAAAAAGAATTTTTTAAACAAGGTAACAGGAGCAGCATTAGTAGGAGCACTTGCAGTATCTGGACTTACAGCATGCGGTTCAGCTAATACAGCAGAGGTAGCAGACGAGGCAGTCACAACAGATGGAGATTCAATCGAAAGCGCATCATCATCAGGATTCAGAACACTTGATGAAATCAAAGAAAGTGGAACTATTAACATTGGCGTATTTTCAGACAAGAGCCCATTTGGCTATGTAGATGAGAACGGCGAGTATGCAGGCTACGATGTTTATCTCGCTGAAAGATTGGGTGAGGATCTTGGAGTAGAAATCAATTATGTTTCAACAGAGGCTGCAAACAGAATTGAGTACCTTCAGACAGGAAAGGTTGATATTATCCTTGCAAACTTCACAGTAACTGAGGAAAGAGCCGAAGAGGTTGATTTTGCACTTCCATATATGAATGTTGCACTTGGTGTAGTTTCACCTTCAGATGCAGTTGTTGAGAGCCTTGATGAAATCGGCGCAGATGATCAGATTATCGTTATCTCTGGTACAACAGCTGAGACATATCTTACAAAGAACTATCCAGATATCTCTCTTCAGAAGTATGATGCATACGCAGAGGCTAAGACAGCATTTGAGAATGGCAATGGTGTAGCTTGGGCAAACGACAATACAGAGGTTATTGCATTCTCACTTGAGAACGAAGGCTTCACAGTAGGTATACCTTCACTTGGTGATCAGGATACAATTGCACCAGCAGTAACAAAGGGAAATAAGACTCTTCTTAACTGGCTCAATGATGAACTTGTTTCACTTGGTAGTGAAAACTTCTTCCACGCTGGATATGAGGCAACTCTTCTTGATACATATGGTGCTGACTATGAGGATGAATTAGTAGTAGAGCCTAGCAAGTAA
- a CDS encoding MetQ/NlpA family ABC transporter substrate-binding protein: protein MTKKILASILGATFVLGAITGCGAEESAPADTSAPAETAAESEAAPAELQTIKVAASATPHAEILEFAAPLLEAKGYKLDVTVFDDYVQPNLVVESGEFDANYFQHVPYLDSFNEEQGTHLVDAGDIHYEPFGIYPGTKASLDDAADGDVVAIPNDTTNEARALLLLQDNGLLKLKDGAGLTATINDIVENPKNLEFQELEAAQVARVKDEVAFVVLNGNYALEAGFSVAKDSIAYESTDSEAAKTYVNIIAVAEGNENNDGIKALVDVLKSDDVKKFIADTYDGAVVAFE, encoded by the coding sequence ATGACAAAGAAAATATTAGCAAGCATTTTAGGAGCGACATTCGTACTTGGAGCAATCACAGGCTGTGGAGCAGAGGAGTCAGCACCTGCAGATACTTCAGCACCAGCAGAGACAGCGGCTGAGAGCGAGGCAGCACCAGCAGAGCTTCAGACAATCAAGGTTGCAGCATCAGCTACACCTCATGCAGAAATCTTAGAGTTTGCAGCACCACTTCTTGAGGCAAAGGGCTACAAGCTTGATGTAACAGTTTTTGATGATTATGTTCAGCCAAACCTTGTTGTAGAATCAGGTGAGTTTGATGCAAACTATTTCCAGCACGTTCCATATCTTGATAGCTTCAACGAGGAGCAGGGAACACATCTTGTTGATGCAGGTGATATCCACTATGAGCCATTCGGAATTTATCCAGGCACAAAGGCTTCACTTGATGATGCAGCTGATGGCGATGTAGTTGCTATTCCAAACGATACAACAAACGAGGCAAGAGCACTCCTTCTTCTTCAGGACAATGGACTTCTTAAGCTTAAGGATGGTGCAGGTCTTACAGCTACAATCAACGACATCGTAGAGAATCCAAAGAACTTGGAGTTCCAGGAGCTTGAGGCAGCACAGGTTGCACGTGTTAAGGATGAGGTAGCATTCGTAGTTCTCAATGGTAACTATGCTCTTGAGGCAGGTTTCTCAGTAGCAAAGGATTCAATTGCTTATGAGTCAACAGATTCAGAGGCTGCAAAGACTTATGTAAACATTATCGCAGTAGCAGAAGGCAACGAGAACAATGATGGTATCAAGGCTCTTGTAGACGTTCTTAAGTCTGATGATGTAAAGAAATTTATTGCTGACACTTACGACGGGGCTGTAGTAGCATTTGAGTAA
- a CDS encoding putative ABC transporter permease, which produces MDFFINLILVFFTFSFVGWCIEVTLKYRQFGRFINRGFLIGPWLPIYGAGAALITLTVAGLTPVERGIGTTFAISLIVCGLIEYLASYFMEKRFHARWWDYSQKPMNLNGRVWIGNLILFGIGGVAIIHIVNPLLYLALENLSLFVREIIAGCLASIFIADYSVSHFVLKLVKIGVESSEADNTEAISKDVKLLLSDRSIFYRRFANAYPDVIYRTEKVKARMEEIRLETEKLRVEAEKRIDELNQQYEKNKAEWDASIKAGKEQLWENLEPTSFIKSNLIEKQNQLIELLYDESTAPVPAKSLMDEIEHERLRLEKRSW; this is translated from the coding sequence ATGGACTTCTTTATAAATTTGATATTGGTATTTTTTACATTTTCGTTCGTAGGCTGGTGCATTGAGGTAACACTGAAATATAGACAGTTTGGACGCTTCATAAATCGAGGTTTTCTCATTGGTCCATGGCTTCCAATATATGGTGCTGGGGCCGCGCTCATTACTCTTACAGTTGCAGGACTTACTCCTGTGGAGAGAGGAATTGGAACTACCTTTGCTATTTCATTAATCGTATGTGGCTTGATTGAGTATCTCGCCAGTTATTTTATGGAAAAAAGATTTCACGCAAGATGGTGGGACTACAGTCAAAAGCCAATGAACCTGAATGGAAGAGTATGGATAGGAAATCTGATTTTATTTGGAATAGGTGGAGTTGCAATTATTCATATTGTAAATCCGCTTTTATATTTGGCATTAGAAAACCTCAGTCTGTTTGTCAGGGAAATAATTGCAGGCTGCCTGGCTTCAATTTTCATTGCGGATTACAGTGTTTCTCATTTTGTATTAAAGCTTGTAAAAATAGGAGTTGAATCCAGTGAAGCTGATAATACAGAAGCCATAAGCAAGGATGTCAAATTATTACTTAGTGACAGATCTATTTTCTATCGAAGATTTGCCAATGCTTATCCTGATGTAATTTATCGTACAGAAAAAGTTAAGGCTAGAATGGAAGAAATCCGTCTGGAGACGGAGAAGCTCCGTGTTGAAGCTGAAAAACGTATAGACGAATTAAATCAGCAGTATGAAAAGAACAAAGCAGAGTGGGATGCAAGCATTAAAGCTGGAAAAGAGCAGCTTTGGGAAAACTTGGAGCCAACAAGCTTCATAAAGAGCAACTTGATAGAAAAGCAAAATCAGCTTATAGAATTGCTCTATGATGAAAGCACAGCGCCAGTTCCAGCAAAATCACTTATGGATGAAATAGAACACGAGCGATTGCGACTGGAAAAACGCAGCTGGTAA
- a CDS encoding amino acid ABC transporter permease encodes MDLAVIESYVPLYKNALLLTLKIGWQGIFLSFIIGLIGAAILHFKVRGLKTIIGIYIELFRNTPLLVQLFFIYFALPKVGIKITAETCGVLGLGLLGGAYMIETFRSGLESVAVIQTESALSLGMTKGQTFIHVILPQAISISVPGLLANVIFLLKETSVFSTISLMDLMFTAKDLIGMYAKTIECLFLLVVFYLIMLLPVSIIGAIIERRLRYAGFGD; translated from the coding sequence ATGGATTTAGCAGTTATAGAAAGCTATGTTCCACTGTATAAGAACGCGTTATTACTCACCTTAAAAATTGGATGGCAGGGCATTTTCTTAAGCTTTATTATTGGCTTGATTGGCGCTGCCATCTTGCATTTTAAAGTCCGCGGGCTTAAGACAATCATTGGAATATACATAGAATTATTCAGAAATACTCCACTTTTGGTACAGTTGTTTTTTATTTATTTTGCGCTTCCAAAGGTGGGCATAAAGATAACAGCGGAGACCTGCGGTGTGCTGGGGTTGGGACTTCTTGGAGGAGCCTATATGATTGAGACCTTTAGAAGTGGTCTTGAATCGGTGGCTGTCATTCAGACAGAGAGCGCTCTTAGTCTTGGGATGACAAAGGGGCAGACCTTCATTCATGTTATCCTGCCGCAGGCTATCTCTATCAGTGTGCCTGGACTTTTGGCTAATGTGATTTTCCTTTTGAAGGAGACATCTGTTTTCTCAACCATCAGTCTGATGGATTTGATGTTTACAGCAAAGGACCTAATAGGAATGTACGCGAAGACTATCGAGTGTCTGTTCCTGCTAGTCGTATTTTATCTCATAATGCTTCTTCCAGTTTCTATCATAGGAGCGATTATTGAAAGGAGGTTGCGTTATGCAGGATTTGGGGATTGA
- a CDS encoding amino acid ABC transporter ATP-binding protein, with protein sequence MSELLKVKHLRKEFGNNIVLKDINLSVNKGEVVVIIGPSGCGKSTFLRCLNGLEDIQGGVITIDGLPVEADKREITKLRQKIGMVFQSYELFPHLSVIDNLILAPTKVQKRSKEEATKEALVLLDKVGLLDKKDYFPRQLSGGQKQRVAIVRALLMHPEILLFDEVTAALDPEMVHEVLETMLELAKSGSTMLIVTHEMGFAEAVADRIIFFDKGEIVEESDDVEGFFIAPETERAQKFLRTFSYN encoded by the coding sequence ATGAGTGAATTACTAAAGGTTAAACATTTACGAAAAGAATTTGGAAATAACATAGTTCTTAAGGACATCAACCTTTCCGTAAATAAGGGAGAGGTTGTGGTTATTATTGGACCATCTGGCTGTGGAAAGAGTACTTTCCTTCGATGCTTGAACGGACTTGAGGATATTCAGGGGGGCGTTATTACAATCGATGGACTCCCAGTGGAGGCAGATAAGCGGGAAATTACAAAGCTTAGACAGAAGATTGGAATGGTGTTTCAGTCTTATGAGCTGTTTCCGCATTTATCAGTTATAGATAATTTGATTCTGGCACCAACTAAGGTTCAGAAGAGAAGCAAGGAGGAAGCTACCAAGGAGGCACTTGTGCTTCTTGATAAGGTGGGACTTCTTGATAAAAAGGATTATTTCCCACGCCAGCTTTCAGGTGGACAGAAGCAGCGTGTTGCAATCGTAAGAGCGCTTTTGATGCATCCAGAGATTTTACTTTTTGATGAGGTGACAGCAGCCCTCGATCCTGAGATGGTACATGAGGTGCTTGAGACAATGCTTGAGCTTGCAAAGTCAGGTTCAACAATGCTTATTGTTACCCATGAAATGGGATTTGCAGAGGCTGTAGCAGATAGAATTATATTCTTTGATAAGGGAGAAATTGTGGAGGAATCTGATGATGTGGAAGGGTTCTTTATTGCACCTGAGACAGAGAGAGCGCAGAAATTCCTTAGAACATTCTCATATAATTAA
- a CDS encoding SGNH/GDSL hydrolase family protein, whose protein sequence is MKSVLCFGDSNTYGYKPDGTGRFDEATRWTGILSLRLAPEGYRVLEEGLVGRTTVFEDSIRAGRNGSALLPVILETHNPIEKVVIMLGTNDCKAVYNASAKVITRGAEILLKQVKSFDNNLKVLLVSPIFLGEKVYLEEFDPEFNQKSLETSRELKAYFKRLAEEYDCSFLAASDVAEPSEIDQEHLDESGHVALANAIYEKLIKI, encoded by the coding sequence ATGAAGAGTGTTTTATGCTTCGGCGATTCAAATACATATGGTTATAAGCCAGATGGCACAGGACGATTTGATGAAGCCACCAGATGGACAGGAATTCTTTCATTGAGGTTGGCTCCTGAGGGATACAGAGTATTAGAGGAAGGGCTTGTTGGAAGGACGACAGTTTTTGAAGACAGCATCAGGGCTGGAAGAAATGGTTCGGCACTGCTTCCGGTTATTCTGGAAACCCATAATCCTATTGAAAAGGTTGTGATTATGCTTGGTACGAATGATTGCAAAGCAGTCTACAATGCATCAGCGAAGGTTATTACTAGGGGAGCTGAGATTCTTCTGAAGCAGGTGAAGTCCTTTGATAATAATTTGAAGGTTCTTTTGGTTTCACCGATTTTTTTGGGAGAAAAGGTTTACCTGGAGGAATTTGATCCAGAGTTTAATCAGAAATCGCTGGAGACATCAAGAGAGCTGAAGGCATATTTTAAACGCCTGGCCGAGGAATATGACTGTTCATTTTTGGCAGCATCTGATGTGGCGGAGCCTTCAGAAATCGACCAGGAGCATTTGGATGAGAGCGGACATGTAGCTTTGGCAAATGCAATATATGAAAAATTGATAAAAATATAA
- a CDS encoding GAF domain-containing protein, with translation MTDYKLLAEQLKALAEDEPNYIPVLSNASALINENLEDLNWAGFYLMNNGSLLLGPFQGKVACIRIAIGKGVCGTAAEKDETLVVPNVHEFPGHIACDCASNSEIVVPIHKDGKVIGVLDIDSPSLNRFSDEDKAGLEEFVRTLEVVTQFR, from the coding sequence ATGACTGATTATAAATTGCTTGCAGAACAATTAAAAGCATTAGCCGAGGATGAGCCAAATTACATTCCAGTACTTTCAAATGCTTCAGCGCTTATAAATGAAAATTTAGAGGATTTAAACTGGGCAGGCTTTTATTTGATGAATAATGGTTCATTATTACTTGGACCATTTCAGGGAAAGGTTGCCTGCATAAGAATTGCTATTGGAAAAGGTGTATGTGGAACAGCTGCAGAAAAGGACGAGACACTTGTAGTTCCAAATGTGCACGAATTCCCAGGACATATTGCATGTGACTGTGCATCCAATTCTGAGATAGTAGTTCCTATTCATAAGGACGGCAAGGTTATTGGTGTCTTGGATATTGATAGCCCAAGTCTCAATAGATTTTCAGATGAAGATAAGGCTGGACTTGAAGAGTTTGTAAGAACTCTTGAAGTAGTTACTCAGTTTAGATAA
- a CDS encoding amino acid ABC transporter permease: MQDLGIDVLFKGTNFLRLLQGLWVSVEISLISVVISIALGLIIGVLMTLKNPILHVILKIYLEIVRIMPQMVLLFIVYFGTTRVFGWDLSAETSAIFVFCFWGTAEMGDLVRGSIKSISKVQFESAYALGMNKIQAYGYVILPQTIRRLIPLSINLITRMIKTTSLVMMIGIVEVLKVAQQIIEANRKASPNAAFGVFAVVFLLYFLVCWPISRLSVYLEKRWA, translated from the coding sequence ATGCAGGATTTGGGGATTGATGTTTTATTTAAAGGCACGAACTTTCTTAGACTGCTTCAGGGACTGTGGGTTTCTGTTGAAATCAGTCTTATATCCGTAGTTATAAGCATTGCACTGGGATTGATTATCGGTGTGCTTATGACACTAAAAAATCCGATTTTACATGTCATTTTAAAAATCTATTTGGAGATAGTTAGAATAATGCCGCAGATGGTTCTGTTGTTCATAGTCTATTTTGGAACGACAAGAGTATTTGGCTGGGATTTGTCGGCAGAGACTTCGGCTATATTTGTATTTTGCTTTTGGGGAACTGCTGAGATGGGAGATCTGGTTAGAGGCTCCATTAAAAGTATTTCAAAGGTGCAGTTTGAATCCGCATATGCGTTAGGAATGAACAAGATTCAGGCGTACGGATATGTTATTTTGCCACAGACAATCAGACGATTGATACCGCTTTCCATCAATCTTATTACAAGAATGATAAAGACAACTTCTCTTGTAATGATGATTGGAATCGTGGAGGTATTAAAGGTGGCGCAGCAGATTATAGAGGCAAACAGAAAGGCTTCGCCTAATGCAGCCTTTGGTGTTTTTGCAGTAGTATTCTTGCTGTACTTTTTGGTATGCTGGCCAATCAGCAGACTTAGTGTATATCTTGAAAAGAGGTGGGCATAA
- a CDS encoding LysR family transcriptional regulator has protein sequence MTIQQVIYALTIEEYGSMNKAAEKLYIVQPTLTSAIQELENEIGITIFMRTNKGVIVTPEGEEFLNDIRGFYRQYDMVMQKYSGEGTYKRKFGVSTQHYTFAVRAFVDMAKQYDMNEFDFALRETTTLDIIKDVSSLKSEIGILYINELNRKGLNRLFTEHSLEFHSLIKCKAFVYLWHEHPLAKMESISIEDLQDYPCMFFEQGDNSEYLAEEILSENFYPKMLRVTDRSTMLNLVRALNGYTLCSGIVWGDLNGDGYIVVPFRGDEENPNSVMDIGYITKKNTVMSKMGQQFLEEIDKALDQIDKSVIYEED, from the coding sequence ATGACAATACAACAGGTAATATATGCACTTACAATCGAAGAATATGGCTCAATGAACAAGGCTGCAGAAAAGCTCTATATTGTTCAGCCAACACTTACAAGTGCTATTCAGGAGCTTGAAAATGAAATCGGAATTACGATATTCATGCGAACCAACAAGGGTGTTATCGTTACCCCTGAGGGGGAGGAGTTCCTTAATGATATCAGAGGCTTTTATCGTCAATACGATATGGTAATGCAGAAGTACAGCGGAGAGGGTACCTACAAGAGAAAGTTTGGTGTTTCCACTCAGCACTACACCTTTGCAGTACGAGCTTTTGTAGATATGGCAAAGCAGTACGATATGAATGAATTCGATTTTGCTCTTCGTGAAACTACCACGTTAGATATCATCAAGGACGTTAGCTCACTTAAGAGTGAAATAGGTATTCTTTATATTAATGAGCTTAACAGAAAAGGATTAAATCGTCTTTTCACAGAGCACAGCCTTGAGTTTCATTCCCTGATTAAGTGTAAAGCCTTTGTATATTTATGGCATGAGCATCCACTTGCAAAGATGGAGTCCATCAGCATAGAGGATTTGCAGGATTATCCTTGCATGTTCTTCGAGCAGGGAGATAATAGTGAATACCTTGCTGAGGAAATCCTTAGCGAGAACTTCTATCCTAAGATGCTTCGTGTAACAGACCGTTCAACAATGCTTAATTTGGTGCGAGCTCTTAACGGATATACGTTATGCTCAGGAATTGTCTGGGGTGATCTTAACGGAGATGGCTATATTGTTGTGCCATTCCGAGGCGATGAGGAAAACCCAAACAGTGTAATGGATATCGGATATATCACTAAGAAAAATACTGTTATGTCTAAGATGGGCCAGCAATTTTTGGAAGAGATTGACAAGGCATTAGACCAGATTGATAAGTCGGTTATTTATGAGGAAGATTAA
- a CDS encoding RrF2 family transcriptional regulator, protein MFSTKGRYALRVMIDLAGQDPDAYIPLKDIAERQDISKKYLEIIVKELVHGGLVTGVSGKGGGYKLTRKPNEYSVGEIIELLEGSLSPVACLADGAPECPRESVCKTLPMWTEFYLLERDFFYGKKLSDIVG, encoded by the coding sequence ATGTTTAGTACAAAAGGAAGATACGCACTTCGTGTAATGATAGATTTGGCTGGTCAGGATCCTGATGCGTATATTCCGCTGAAGGATATCGCAGAGCGCCAGGATATTTCAAAGAAGTACTTAGAGATTATAGTAAAAGAGCTTGTACACGGCGGCTTAGTCACTGGTGTCAGCGGAAAGGGTGGCGGATACAAACTTACCAGAAAGCCTAACGAATATTCTGTTGGTGAAATCATTGAACTTTTAGAGGGAAGCCTCTCTCCTGTTGCGTGCCTTGCTGATGGCGCACCGGAGTGCCCAAGAGAAAGTGTCTGCAAGACTCTGCCAATGTGGACAGAATTCTACCTGCTTGAACGCGACTTTTTCTATGGAAAAAAGCTATCAGATATTGTCGGCTAA